CCCCCGCGTAGGTCGCAAAGAGATAGTCCACCGGATAGTAGCCCACCTCCACCAGCGAATTCCGGACTGGCGTGTATTCGGGACGGAGGAGGCGGGCGTCGAGCTCGGCGAGGTCCACGCGGGTCGGCTCCACCTGCCCCATCAGCACCAGGTCGTACCCCTGCCCCTGGAGCGTATTCGCCCAAACGGTCGCATTCGGGAAGGCCTCCACGAACGTCGCGATCTCGCTCTTCACCGCGGCGAGTCCCGCCTCGTAGAGCTGGACGAAGAGGGTGACGACCCCGCCCGGATTGAGCCGCCGCTTCAGGAGATCGAAGAATTCGGCCGTATACAGGGTGGCGGCACCCTTAACCCACGGGTCGAATGGGTCGGAGGTGATCGCGTCGAAGGTCTCGTCGGTCGTGAGGAGGAAGTGCCGCGCGTCGTCCACGATCACTTCGACTTTCGGATTGTCCACGACACCGAAATTGTGTTCGCTGAAGTACGTGGAAACGACCTCGGGGACGAGCCGTTCCAACTCCACGATGGTCACCTTTTGGACGGCCGGATCGATGCTCACCGACCCCGCGGTCACGCCGGCCCCGAGCCCGATCACCATCACCGAGCTCGGATCGTCCGGAATCAAGGTCGTCAGGTGCCCAAGGAGCCGCTGGAGGCGCATGTCCTGCGGCTCGCTCGAGGCCTGAACCTTCCCCGCGCTGTGGTAGTTCAGGGCTCCCGTCGTAGTGCGGGACACCGCGAGAGAGGCGTGTGTCCCCTCCCCCACGTAAAAGATATCGCCCTCGTAACCGAGCCATCCCGGAGTGAATCGCCCGTATGCGACGAGAATCCCGGGCACCGGGGCCACGCTCGCGCCGAGGAGAATCGCGAGCGCGATCGCCGCCGCGCCGCGAATCCATCCGTCCGCGCGAATGACGAGCTTTCCCCCCTGCATCAGCTGCGGCACGAGCAGGAGGAGCGCGCTCAGGGCGGCGACGGCGATGAGGAGGCGCTGGGCCGACTGGGTGCCGATCGTCCCGATCAGGAGAAGCGCGGCGACGAGGGACCCGACGATCGCGCCCAAGGTGTTCGACGCGTACACGACGCCGACGAGGCGCGCCGGGTCCTGGTCCCGCCCCGCCACGGCGGCGAGCGCGAGCGGGAAGCTCGCGCCCCAGAGCACCGCTCCTGGAAGGACCGTCCAGAGCGCCCGCACGAAGTCGAGCTGGAAGGTGAAAACCGCGTCGCTCGCGAGCGAGGGATTCACGGGCCAGAAGGGGAGCGCCTGCGTGAGGGAATACGCCGCCCAGGCAAAACCCGCCACGAGAAGGAGCTGGCACCACCCAAGAGCGGTCCGGGGATTTTCGAGGGTGCGGGCCAGGAAGGATCCCGCTCCACTCCCGATCCCCAGCCCGAGCAAGAATGCCGC
This genomic window from Gemmatimonadota bacterium contains:
- a CDS encoding fused MFS/spermidine synthase, translating into MQPSERAISTTEPRASASSPPFLPALLLLFVGSGAAALIYQVVWFQLLSLIIGSSAISLGVLLATFMGGMCIGSIALPRFIPRARHPLMVYAALEGGIALFGLLILAGLPWIGGLYTAIGGGGWVGFTTRAIVSAICLLPPTILMGATLPAIARWVEATPKGVSWLGFFYAGNIGGAVFGCLLAGFYLLRVHDMTVATLAAAGLNILVAVVGALLASRTAYAGERAIGEAAPVGIPPGSWPVLVAIGLSGLTALGAEVIWTRVLSLMLGGTVYTFSLILAAFLLGLGIGSGAGSFLARTLENPRTALGWCQLLLVAGFAWAAYSLTQALPFWPVNPSLASDAVFTFQLDFVRALWTVLPGAVLWGASFPLALAAVAGRDQDPARLVGVVYASNTLGAIVGSLVAALLLIGTIGTQSAQRLLIAVAALSALLLLVPQLMQGGKLVIRADGWIRGAAAIALAILLGASVAPVPGILVAYGRFTPGWLGYEGDIFYVGEGTHASLAVSRTTTGALNYHSAGKVQASSEPQDMRLQRLLGHLTTLIPDDPSSVMVIGLGAGVTAGSVSIDPAVQKVTIVELERLVPEVVSTYFSEHNFGVVDNPKVEVIVDDARHFLLTTDETFDAITSDPFDPWVKGAATLYTAEFFDLLKRRLNPGGVVTLFVQLYEAGLAAVKSEIATFVEAFPNATVWANTLQGQGYDLVLMGQVEPTRVDLAELDARLLRPEYTPVRNSLVEVGYYPVDYLFATYAGDGPDLTEWLSDAEVTRDRNLRLQYLAGRDLNLRQQDLTYRQIMSYATFPDDLFIGDPERIARLERQAMGK